A single genomic interval of Lynx canadensis isolate LIC74 chromosome A2, mLynCan4.pri.v2, whole genome shotgun sequence harbors:
- the CACNA2D2 gene encoding voltage-dependent calcium channel subunit alpha-2/delta-2 isoform X4: protein MQHWARRLEQEIDGVMRIFGGVQQLREIYKDNRNLFEVQENEPQKLVEKVAGDIESLLDRKVQALKRLADAAENFQKAHRWQDNIKEEDILYYDAKADAELDDPESEDVERGSKASTLRLDFVEDSNFKNKVNYSYTAVQIPTDIYKGSTVILNELNWTEALENVFIENRRQDPTLLWQVFGSATGVTRYYPATPWRAPKKIDLYDVRRRPWYIQGASSPKDMVIIVDVSGSVSGLTLKLMKTSVCEMLDTLSDDDYVNVASFNEKAQPVSCFTHLVQANVRNKKVFKEAVQGMVAKGTTGYKAGFEYAFDQLQNSNITRANCNKMIMMFTDGGEDRVQDVFEKYNWPNRTVRVFTFSVGQHNYDVTPLQWMACANKGYYFEIPSIGAIRINTQEYLDVLGRPMVLAGKEAKQVQWTNVYEDALGLGLVVTGTLPVFNLTQDGPGEKKNQLILGVMGIDVALNDIKRLTPNYTLGANGYVFAIDLNGYVLLHPNLKPQTTNFREPVTLDFLDAELEDENKEEIRRSMIDGNKGHKQIRTLVKSLDERYVDEVMRNYTWVPIRSTNYSLGLVLPPYSTFYLQANLSDQILQVKYFEFLLPSSFESEGHVFIAPREYCKDLNASDNNTEFLKNFIELMEKVTPDSKQCNNFLLHNLILDTGITQQLVERVWRDQDLNTYSLLAVFAATDGGITRVFPNKAADDWTENPEPFNASFYRRSLDNHGYVFKPPHQDALLRPLELENDTVGILVSTAVELSLGGRTLRPAVVGVKLDLEAWAEKFKVLASNRTHQDQPQKCGPSSHCEMDCEVNNEDLLCVLIDDGGFLVLSNQNHQWDQVGRFFSEVDANLMLALYNNSFYTRKESYDYQAACAPQPPGNLGAAPRGVFVPTIADFLNLAWWTSAAAWSLFQQLLYGLIYHSWFQADPAEAEGNPEARESSCVMKQTQYYFGSVNASYNAIIDCGNCSRLFHAQRLTNTNLLFVVAEKPLCSQCEGGRLLQKETHSDGPEQCELVQRPRYRRGPHICFDYNATEDTSDCGRGASFPPSLGVLVSLQLLLLLGLPPRPQPQVHAHASRRV, encoded by the exons GAGGAAGACATCCTGTACTATGACGCCAAGGCCGATGCTGAGCTG GACGACCCTGagagtgaggatgtggagaggggGTCCAAGGCCAGCACCCTAAGGCTGGACTTCGTTGAGGACTCAAACTTCAAGAACAAGGTCAACTACTCGTACACGGCCGTGCAGATCCCCACGGACATCTACAAAGGCT CCACTGTCATCCTTAATGAACTCAACTGGACAGAGGCCCTGGAGAATGTGTTTATCGAGAACCGCAGGCAGGACCCCACACTGCTGTGGCAGGTCTTTGGCAGTGCCACAGGAGTCACTCGCTACTATCCAG ccACCCCATGGCGAGCCCCTAAGAAAATCGACCTGTACGATGTCCGAAGGAGACCCTG GTATATCCAGGGGGCCTCGTCGCCCAAGGACATGGTCATCATCGTGGATGT GAGCGGCAGCGTGAGTGGCCTGACCCTGAAGCTGATGAAGACGTCCGTCTGTGAGATGCTGGACACGCTCTCCGATGATGACTATGTGAACGTGGCCTCG TTCAATGAAAAGGCACAGCCTGTGTCATGCTTCACACACCTGGTGCAGGCCAATGTGCGTAACAAGAAGGTGTTCAAGGAAGCTGTGCAGGGCATGGTGGCCAAGGGCACCACAGGCTACAAGGCCGGCTTTGAGTATGCCTTCGACCAGCTGCAGAAC TCCAACATCACTCGTGCCAACTGCAATAAGATGATCATGATGTTCACGGATGGTGGTGAGGACCGCGTGCAGGATGTCTTTGAGAAATACAATTGGCCCAACCGGACG GTGCGTGTGTTCACTTTCTCCGTGGGGCAACACAACTACGACGTCACACCCCTCCAGTGGATGGCCTGCGCCAACAAAG GTTACTATTTTGAGATCCCTTCCATTGGAGCCATCCGCATTAACACACAG GAATATCTGGATGTATTGGGCAGGCCCATGGTACTGGCAGGCAAGGAGGCCAAGCAGGTGCAGTGGACCAACGTGTATGAGGATGCACTG gGGCTGGGGTTAGTGGTGACAGGGACCCTCCCTGTTTTCAACCTGACACAGGATGGCCCTGGGGAAAAGAAG AACCAGCTGATCCTGGGTGTGATGGGCATCGATGTGGCTCTGAATGACATCAAGAGGCTCACTCCAAACTACACG CTTGGAGCTAACGGCTATGTGTTTGCCATTGACCTGAACGGCTACGTGTTGCTGCACCCCAACCTCAAGCCCCAG ACCACCAACTTCCGGGAGCCTGTGACTCTGGACTTCCTGGATGCTGAGCTGGAGGATGAGAACAAAGAGGAg ATCCGTCGGAGCATGATCGATGGCAACAAGGGCCACAAGCAAATCAGAACACTGGTCAAGTCCCTGGATGAG AGGTACGTAGACGAGGTGATGCGGAACTACACCTGGGTACCTATAAGGAGCACCAACTACAG CCTAGGGCTTGTGCTCCCGCCCTACAGCACCTTCTACCTCCAAGCCAACCTCAGTGACCAGATCCTGCAGGTCAAGT ATTTTGAGTTCCTGCTCCCCAGCAGCTTTGAGTCTGAAGGACATGTTTTCATTGCTCCCAG agagtATTGCAAGGACCTGAATGCCTCAGACAACAACACCGAGTTCCTGAAAAACTTCATTGAGCTCATGGAGAAAGTGACTCCAGACTCCAAGCAGT GCAACAACTTCCTTCTGCACAACCTGATCTTGGACACAGGCATCACACAGCAGCTGGTGGAGCGTGTGTGGCGGGACCAGGATCTCAACAC GTACAGCCTTCTGGCCGTGTTCGCTGCCACTGATGGTGGCATCACTCGCGTATTCCCCAACAA AGCAGCGGATGACTGGACGGAGAATCCAGAGCCCTTCAATGCCAGCTTCTACCGTCGTAGCCTGGACAACCATGGCTATGTCTTCAAGCCCCCGCACCAGGACG CCCTGTTAAGGCCACTGGAGCTGGAGAATGACACAGTGGGCATCCTCGTCAGCACAGCTGTGGAGCTCAGCCTGGGTGGACGCACACTGAGGCCAGCAG TGGTAGGTGTTAAGCTGGACCTAGAGGCCTGGGCCGAGAAGTTCAAGGTGCTAGCCAGCAACCGTACCCACCAGGACCAGCCTCAGAAG TGTGGTCCCAGCAGCCACTGTGAGATGGACTGCGAGGTTAACAATGAG GACCTGCTCTGTGTCCTCATTGATGATGGGGGATTCCTGGTGCTGTCAAACCAGAATCATCAGTGGGACCAg GTGGGCAGGTTCTTCAGTGAGGTGGATGCCAACCTGATGCTGGCACTCTACAATAACTCCTTCTACACCCGCAAAGAGTCCTACGACTATCAGGCAGCCtgcgccccccaacccccaggcaACCTGGGTGCTGCACCCCGGGGGGTCTTTGTG CCCACTATTGCAGACTTCCTTAACTTGGCCTGGTGGACCTCGGCTGCAGCCTG GTCCTTGTTCCAGCAGCTTCTCTATGGCCTCATTTATCACAGCTGGTTTCAGGCAG ACCCCGCGGAGGCTGAGGGGAACCCCGAAGCGCGAGAGAGCAGCTGCGTCATGAAACAGACCCAGTACTACTTCGGGTCGGTGAACGCCTCCTACAACGCCATCATCGACTGCGGAAACTGCTCCAG GCTGTTCCACGCGCAAAGACTGACCAACACCAACCTTCTCTTCGTGGTGGCCGAGAAGCCTCTGTGCAGCCAGTGTGAGGGTGGCCGGCTTCTGCAGAAAGAGACACACT CGGACGGCCCGGAGCAGTGTGAACTGGTGCAGAGACCGCGATACCGAAGAGGCCCGCATATCTGCTTTGACTACAACGCGACG GAAGATACCTCAGACTGCGGCCGCGGAGCTTCCTTCCCGCCGTCGCTGGGCGTCCTGGTCTCCCTGCAGCTGCTGCTCCTCCTGGGCTTGCCTCCTCGGCCGCAGCCCCAAGTCCACGCCCACGCCTCGCGCCGCGTCTGA
- the CACNA2D2 gene encoding voltage-dependent calcium channel subunit alpha-2/delta-2 isoform X5 has product MQHWARRLEQEIDGVMRIFGGVQQLREIYKDNRNLFEVQENEPQKLVEKVAGDIESLLDRKVQALKRLADAAENFQKAHRWQDNIKEEDILYYDAKADAELDDPESEDVERGSKASTLRLDFVEDSNFKNKVNYSYTAVQIPTDIYKGSTVILNELNWTEALENVFIENRRQDPTLLWQVFGSATGVTRYYPATPWRAPKKIDLYDVRRRPWYIQGASSPKDMVIIVDVSGSVSGLTLKLMKTSVCEMLDTLSDDDYVNVASFNEKAQPVSCFTHLVQANVRNKKVFKEAVQGMVAKGTTGYKAGFEYAFDQLQNSNITRANCNKMIMMFTDGGEDRVQDVFEKYNWPNRTVRVFTFSVGQHNYDVTPLQWMACANKGYYFEIPSIGAIRINTQEYLDVLGRPMVLAGKEAKQVQWTNVYEDALGLGLVVTGTLPVFNLTQDGPGEKKNQLILGVMGIDVALNDIKRLTPNYTLGANGYVFAIDLNGYVLLHPNLKPQTTNFREPVTLDFLDAELEDENKEEIRRSMIDGNKGHKQIRTLVKSLDERYVDEVMRNYTWVPIRSTNYSLGLVLPPYSTFYLQANLSDQILQVKYFEFLLPSSFESEGHVFIAPREYCKDLNASDNNTEFLKNFIELMEKVTPDSKQCNNFLLHNLILDTGITQQLVERVWRDQDLNTYSLLAVFAATDGGITRVFPNKAADDWTENPEPFNASFYRRSLDNHGYVFKPPHQDALLRPLELENDTVGILVSTAVELSLGGRTLRPAVVGVKLDLEAWAEKFKVLASNRTHQDQPQKCGPSSHCEMDCEVNNEDLLCVLIDDGGFLVLSNQNHQWDQVGRFFSEVDANLMLALYNNSFYTRKESYDYQAACAPQPPGNLGAAPRGVFVPTIADFLNLAWWTSAAAWSLFQQLLYGLIYHSWFQADPAEAEGNPEARESSCVMKQTQYYFGSVNASYNAIIDCGNCSRLFHAQRLTNTNLLFVVAEKPLCSQCEGGRLLQKETHSQRTARSSVNWCRDRDTEEARISALTTTRRKIPQTAAAELPSRRRWASWSPCSCCSSWACLLGRSPKSTPTPRAASERPLLPLPRPPRLSPAPPHTPP; this is encoded by the exons GAGGAAGACATCCTGTACTATGACGCCAAGGCCGATGCTGAGCTG GACGACCCTGagagtgaggatgtggagaggggGTCCAAGGCCAGCACCCTAAGGCTGGACTTCGTTGAGGACTCAAACTTCAAGAACAAGGTCAACTACTCGTACACGGCCGTGCAGATCCCCACGGACATCTACAAAGGCT CCACTGTCATCCTTAATGAACTCAACTGGACAGAGGCCCTGGAGAATGTGTTTATCGAGAACCGCAGGCAGGACCCCACACTGCTGTGGCAGGTCTTTGGCAGTGCCACAGGAGTCACTCGCTACTATCCAG ccACCCCATGGCGAGCCCCTAAGAAAATCGACCTGTACGATGTCCGAAGGAGACCCTG GTATATCCAGGGGGCCTCGTCGCCCAAGGACATGGTCATCATCGTGGATGT GAGCGGCAGCGTGAGTGGCCTGACCCTGAAGCTGATGAAGACGTCCGTCTGTGAGATGCTGGACACGCTCTCCGATGATGACTATGTGAACGTGGCCTCG TTCAATGAAAAGGCACAGCCTGTGTCATGCTTCACACACCTGGTGCAGGCCAATGTGCGTAACAAGAAGGTGTTCAAGGAAGCTGTGCAGGGCATGGTGGCCAAGGGCACCACAGGCTACAAGGCCGGCTTTGAGTATGCCTTCGACCAGCTGCAGAAC TCCAACATCACTCGTGCCAACTGCAATAAGATGATCATGATGTTCACGGATGGTGGTGAGGACCGCGTGCAGGATGTCTTTGAGAAATACAATTGGCCCAACCGGACG GTGCGTGTGTTCACTTTCTCCGTGGGGCAACACAACTACGACGTCACACCCCTCCAGTGGATGGCCTGCGCCAACAAAG GTTACTATTTTGAGATCCCTTCCATTGGAGCCATCCGCATTAACACACAG GAATATCTGGATGTATTGGGCAGGCCCATGGTACTGGCAGGCAAGGAGGCCAAGCAGGTGCAGTGGACCAACGTGTATGAGGATGCACTG gGGCTGGGGTTAGTGGTGACAGGGACCCTCCCTGTTTTCAACCTGACACAGGATGGCCCTGGGGAAAAGAAG AACCAGCTGATCCTGGGTGTGATGGGCATCGATGTGGCTCTGAATGACATCAAGAGGCTCACTCCAAACTACACG CTTGGAGCTAACGGCTATGTGTTTGCCATTGACCTGAACGGCTACGTGTTGCTGCACCCCAACCTCAAGCCCCAG ACCACCAACTTCCGGGAGCCTGTGACTCTGGACTTCCTGGATGCTGAGCTGGAGGATGAGAACAAAGAGGAg ATCCGTCGGAGCATGATCGATGGCAACAAGGGCCACAAGCAAATCAGAACACTGGTCAAGTCCCTGGATGAG AGGTACGTAGACGAGGTGATGCGGAACTACACCTGGGTACCTATAAGGAGCACCAACTACAG CCTAGGGCTTGTGCTCCCGCCCTACAGCACCTTCTACCTCCAAGCCAACCTCAGTGACCAGATCCTGCAGGTCAAGT ATTTTGAGTTCCTGCTCCCCAGCAGCTTTGAGTCTGAAGGACATGTTTTCATTGCTCCCAG agagtATTGCAAGGACCTGAATGCCTCAGACAACAACACCGAGTTCCTGAAAAACTTCATTGAGCTCATGGAGAAAGTGACTCCAGACTCCAAGCAGT GCAACAACTTCCTTCTGCACAACCTGATCTTGGACACAGGCATCACACAGCAGCTGGTGGAGCGTGTGTGGCGGGACCAGGATCTCAACAC GTACAGCCTTCTGGCCGTGTTCGCTGCCACTGATGGTGGCATCACTCGCGTATTCCCCAACAA AGCAGCGGATGACTGGACGGAGAATCCAGAGCCCTTCAATGCCAGCTTCTACCGTCGTAGCCTGGACAACCATGGCTATGTCTTCAAGCCCCCGCACCAGGACG CCCTGTTAAGGCCACTGGAGCTGGAGAATGACACAGTGGGCATCCTCGTCAGCACAGCTGTGGAGCTCAGCCTGGGTGGACGCACACTGAGGCCAGCAG TGGTAGGTGTTAAGCTGGACCTAGAGGCCTGGGCCGAGAAGTTCAAGGTGCTAGCCAGCAACCGTACCCACCAGGACCAGCCTCAGAAG TGTGGTCCCAGCAGCCACTGTGAGATGGACTGCGAGGTTAACAATGAG GACCTGCTCTGTGTCCTCATTGATGATGGGGGATTCCTGGTGCTGTCAAACCAGAATCATCAGTGGGACCAg GTGGGCAGGTTCTTCAGTGAGGTGGATGCCAACCTGATGCTGGCACTCTACAATAACTCCTTCTACACCCGCAAAGAGTCCTACGACTATCAGGCAGCCtgcgccccccaacccccaggcaACCTGGGTGCTGCACCCCGGGGGGTCTTTGTG CCCACTATTGCAGACTTCCTTAACTTGGCCTGGTGGACCTCGGCTGCAGCCTG GTCCTTGTTCCAGCAGCTTCTCTATGGCCTCATTTATCACAGCTGGTTTCAGGCAG ACCCCGCGGAGGCTGAGGGGAACCCCGAAGCGCGAGAGAGCAGCTGCGTCATGAAACAGACCCAGTACTACTTCGGGTCGGTGAACGCCTCCTACAACGCCATCATCGACTGCGGAAACTGCTCCAG GCTGTTCCACGCGCAAAGACTGACCAACACCAACCTTCTCTTCGTGGTGGCCGAGAAGCCTCTGTGCAGCCAGTGTGAGGGTGGCCGGCTTCTGCAGAAAGAGACACACT CCCAGCGGACGGCCCGGAGCAGTGTGAACTGGTGCAGAGACCGCGATACCGAAGAGGCCCGCATATCTGCTTTGACTACAACGCGACG GAAGATACCTCAGACTGCGGCCGCGGAGCTTCCTTCCCGCCGTCGCTGGGCGTCCTGGTCTCCCTGCAGCTGCTGCTCCTCCTGGGCTTGCCTCCTCGGCCGCAGCCCCAAGTCCACGCCCACGCCTCGCGCCGCGTCTGAgcgccccctcctgcccctccccaggcctccccgcctctcccctgcccccccccacaccccgcctTAG
- the CACNA2D2 gene encoding voltage-dependent calcium channel subunit alpha-2/delta-2 isoform X3, whose product MQHWARRLEQEIDGVMRIFGGVQQLREIYKDNRNLFEVQENEPQKLVEKVAGDIESLLDRKVQALKRLADAAENFQKAHRWQDNIKEEDILYYDAKADAELDDPESEDVERGSKASTLRLDFVEDSNFKNKVNYSYTAVQIPTDIYKGSTVILNELNWTEALENVFIENRRQDPTLLWQVFGSATGVTRYYPATPWRAPKKIDLYDVRRRPWYIQGASSPKDMVIIVDVSGSVSGLTLKLMKTSVCEMLDTLSDDDYVNVASFNEKAQPVSCFTHLVQANVRNKKVFKEAVQGMVAKGTTGYKAGFEYAFDQLQNSNITRANCNKMIMMFTDGGEDRVQDVFEKYNWPNRTVRVFTFSVGQHNYDVTPLQWMACANKGYYFEIPSIGAIRINTQEYLDVLGRPMVLAGKEAKQVQWTNVYEDALGLGLVVTGTLPVFNLTQDGPGEKKNQLILGVMGIDVALNDIKRLTPNYTLGANGYVFAIDLNGYVLLHPNLKPQTTNFREPVTLDFLDAELEDENKEEIRRSMIDGNKGHKQIRTLVKSLDERYVDEVMRNYTWVPIRSTNYSLGLVLPPYSTFYLQANLSDQILQVKYFEFLLPSSFESEGHVFIAPREYCKDLNASDNNTEFLKNFIELMEKVTPDSKQCNNFLLHNLILDTGITQQLVERVWRDQDLNTYSLLAVFAATDGGITRVFPNKAADDWTENPEPFNASFYRRSLDNHGYVFKPPHQDALLRPLELENDTVGILVSTAVELSLGGRTLRPAVVGVKLDLEAWAEKFKVLASNRTHQDQPQKQCGPSSHCEMDCEVNNEDLLCVLIDDGGFLVLSNQNHQWDQVGRFFSEVDANLMLALYNNSFYTRKESYDYQAACAPQPPGNLGAAPRGVFVPTIADFLNLAWWTSAAAWSLFQQLLYGLIYHSWFQADPAEAEGNPEARESSCVMKQTQYYFGSVNASYNAIIDCGNCSRLFHAQRLTNTNLLFVVAEKPLCSQCEGGRLLQKETHSDGPEQCELVQRPRYRRGPHICFDYNATEDTSDCGRGASFPPSLGVLVSLQLLLLLGLPPRPQPQVHAHASRRV is encoded by the exons GAGGAAGACATCCTGTACTATGACGCCAAGGCCGATGCTGAGCTG GACGACCCTGagagtgaggatgtggagaggggGTCCAAGGCCAGCACCCTAAGGCTGGACTTCGTTGAGGACTCAAACTTCAAGAACAAGGTCAACTACTCGTACACGGCCGTGCAGATCCCCACGGACATCTACAAAGGCT CCACTGTCATCCTTAATGAACTCAACTGGACAGAGGCCCTGGAGAATGTGTTTATCGAGAACCGCAGGCAGGACCCCACACTGCTGTGGCAGGTCTTTGGCAGTGCCACAGGAGTCACTCGCTACTATCCAG ccACCCCATGGCGAGCCCCTAAGAAAATCGACCTGTACGATGTCCGAAGGAGACCCTG GTATATCCAGGGGGCCTCGTCGCCCAAGGACATGGTCATCATCGTGGATGT GAGCGGCAGCGTGAGTGGCCTGACCCTGAAGCTGATGAAGACGTCCGTCTGTGAGATGCTGGACACGCTCTCCGATGATGACTATGTGAACGTGGCCTCG TTCAATGAAAAGGCACAGCCTGTGTCATGCTTCACACACCTGGTGCAGGCCAATGTGCGTAACAAGAAGGTGTTCAAGGAAGCTGTGCAGGGCATGGTGGCCAAGGGCACCACAGGCTACAAGGCCGGCTTTGAGTATGCCTTCGACCAGCTGCAGAAC TCCAACATCACTCGTGCCAACTGCAATAAGATGATCATGATGTTCACGGATGGTGGTGAGGACCGCGTGCAGGATGTCTTTGAGAAATACAATTGGCCCAACCGGACG GTGCGTGTGTTCACTTTCTCCGTGGGGCAACACAACTACGACGTCACACCCCTCCAGTGGATGGCCTGCGCCAACAAAG GTTACTATTTTGAGATCCCTTCCATTGGAGCCATCCGCATTAACACACAG GAATATCTGGATGTATTGGGCAGGCCCATGGTACTGGCAGGCAAGGAGGCCAAGCAGGTGCAGTGGACCAACGTGTATGAGGATGCACTG gGGCTGGGGTTAGTGGTGACAGGGACCCTCCCTGTTTTCAACCTGACACAGGATGGCCCTGGGGAAAAGAAG AACCAGCTGATCCTGGGTGTGATGGGCATCGATGTGGCTCTGAATGACATCAAGAGGCTCACTCCAAACTACACG CTTGGAGCTAACGGCTATGTGTTTGCCATTGACCTGAACGGCTACGTGTTGCTGCACCCCAACCTCAAGCCCCAG ACCACCAACTTCCGGGAGCCTGTGACTCTGGACTTCCTGGATGCTGAGCTGGAGGATGAGAACAAAGAGGAg ATCCGTCGGAGCATGATCGATGGCAACAAGGGCCACAAGCAAATCAGAACACTGGTCAAGTCCCTGGATGAG AGGTACGTAGACGAGGTGATGCGGAACTACACCTGGGTACCTATAAGGAGCACCAACTACAG CCTAGGGCTTGTGCTCCCGCCCTACAGCACCTTCTACCTCCAAGCCAACCTCAGTGACCAGATCCTGCAGGTCAAGT ATTTTGAGTTCCTGCTCCCCAGCAGCTTTGAGTCTGAAGGACATGTTTTCATTGCTCCCAG agagtATTGCAAGGACCTGAATGCCTCAGACAACAACACCGAGTTCCTGAAAAACTTCATTGAGCTCATGGAGAAAGTGACTCCAGACTCCAAGCAGT GCAACAACTTCCTTCTGCACAACCTGATCTTGGACACAGGCATCACACAGCAGCTGGTGGAGCGTGTGTGGCGGGACCAGGATCTCAACAC GTACAGCCTTCTGGCCGTGTTCGCTGCCACTGATGGTGGCATCACTCGCGTATTCCCCAACAA AGCAGCGGATGACTGGACGGAGAATCCAGAGCCCTTCAATGCCAGCTTCTACCGTCGTAGCCTGGACAACCATGGCTATGTCTTCAAGCCCCCGCACCAGGACG CCCTGTTAAGGCCACTGGAGCTGGAGAATGACACAGTGGGCATCCTCGTCAGCACAGCTGTGGAGCTCAGCCTGGGTGGACGCACACTGAGGCCAGCAG TGGTAGGTGTTAAGCTGGACCTAGAGGCCTGGGCCGAGAAGTTCAAGGTGCTAGCCAGCAACCGTACCCACCAGGACCAGCCTCAGAAG cAGTGTGGTCCCAGCAGCCACTGTGAGATGGACTGCGAGGTTAACAATGAG GACCTGCTCTGTGTCCTCATTGATGATGGGGGATTCCTGGTGCTGTCAAACCAGAATCATCAGTGGGACCAg GTGGGCAGGTTCTTCAGTGAGGTGGATGCCAACCTGATGCTGGCACTCTACAATAACTCCTTCTACACCCGCAAAGAGTCCTACGACTATCAGGCAGCCtgcgccccccaacccccaggcaACCTGGGTGCTGCACCCCGGGGGGTCTTTGTG CCCACTATTGCAGACTTCCTTAACTTGGCCTGGTGGACCTCGGCTGCAGCCTG GTCCTTGTTCCAGCAGCTTCTCTATGGCCTCATTTATCACAGCTGGTTTCAGGCAG ACCCCGCGGAGGCTGAGGGGAACCCCGAAGCGCGAGAGAGCAGCTGCGTCATGAAACAGACCCAGTACTACTTCGGGTCGGTGAACGCCTCCTACAACGCCATCATCGACTGCGGAAACTGCTCCAG GCTGTTCCACGCGCAAAGACTGACCAACACCAACCTTCTCTTCGTGGTGGCCGAGAAGCCTCTGTGCAGCCAGTGTGAGGGTGGCCGGCTTCTGCAGAAAGAGACACACT CGGACGGCCCGGAGCAGTGTGAACTGGTGCAGAGACCGCGATACCGAAGAGGCCCGCATATCTGCTTTGACTACAACGCGACG GAAGATACCTCAGACTGCGGCCGCGGAGCTTCCTTCCCGCCGTCGCTGGGCGTCCTGGTCTCCCTGCAGCTGCTGCTCCTCCTGGGCTTGCCTCCTCGGCCGCAGCCCCAAGTCCACGCCCACGCCTCGCGCCGCGTCTGA